In the Paenibacillus sp. FSL H7-0357 genome, one interval contains:
- a CDS encoding family 10 glycosylhydrolase has protein sequence MTKGKRKRTLLMALPALLLSFMLSVPAQTTSAQTGPFVSEIIVRTGANFKNHNDVVSFVSNAAKNNISVINLSVKQDEDEEVPSGYAFYKSKIAPVASGYSNFDAVKDVIAEAHKKNIQVRAWIPQFHDRAAFDKNSEWQMRALVDGKVKPFTGSNGTEYFVNPLHPGVQAYERSIIKEVAANYDVDGIVLDWLRFDDYNMDMGDYTRTQYKNQYGYDPITINFASDNAKREEWNDWRTTKLGEYVRDVKSDLDGITPGLFFGAYILPPEFVEVGQDSAKFMPYMDFVSPMAYFDDWEFPQTWVYDSEGILSQTRQKIGNAEIIAALDTDWTDAQYKNVQQGIRSNFPDISNLAFFIYGKWTNTDMKNINKRANW, from the coding sequence ATGACTAAAGGTAAAAGAAAACGGACTTTGCTGATGGCCCTGCCCGCGCTGCTGCTGAGCTTTATGCTGAGTGTTCCGGCCCAGACAACATCTGCCCAAACAGGACCCTTCGTATCCGAGATCATCGTGCGGACAGGCGCCAATTTTAAAAACCATAATGATGTTGTCAGCTTCGTGAGCAATGCGGCAAAGAACAATATTTCCGTCATCAATTTGAGTGTGAAGCAGGATGAGGATGAGGAGGTTCCGTCCGGCTATGCATTTTATAAGAGCAAGATTGCGCCGGTCGCTTCAGGATACTCCAATTTTGACGCAGTCAAGGATGTTATTGCTGAGGCACATAAAAAGAATATTCAGGTGAGGGCATGGATTCCGCAGTTCCACGACCGTGCGGCCTTTGACAAGAACAGCGAGTGGCAGATGCGCGCGCTTGTGGACGGCAAGGTGAAACCTTTTACAGGCTCCAATGGCACTGAATATTTTGTGAATCCGCTCCATCCTGGTGTGCAAGCCTATGAGCGCTCCATCATCAAAGAAGTTGCGGCAAATTATGATGTTGATGGCATTGTCCTGGACTGGCTCCGCTTTGACGATTACAACATGGATATGGGGGATTACACGAGAACACAGTATAAAAATCAATACGGCTATGATCCAATTACCATTAACTTTGCTTCGGATAATGCGAAACGGGAGGAGTGGAATGACTGGAGAACGACCAAGCTTGGGGAGTATGTGCGTGATGTGAAAAGCGATTTGGACGGGATTACGCCAGGACTCTTTTTCGGGGCTTATATTCTGCCGCCGGAGTTTGTGGAAGTCGGACAGGATTCCGCCAAATTCATGCCATACATGGATTTCGTTTCTCCGATGGCCTATTTCGACGACTGGGAATTTCCGCAAACCTGGGTTTATGACAGCGAAGGTATACTAAGCCAGACCCGGCAAAAAATCGGCAATGCCGAAATCATTGCCGCGTTAGATACCGATTGGACCGATGCCCAGTATAAAAACGTACAACAGGGAATCCGCTCCAACTTCCCCGACATTTCGAATCTGGCTTTTTTCATTTATGGCAAGTGGACGAATACGGATATGAAGAATATTAATAAGCGCGCAAACTGGTAG
- a CDS encoding YhcH/YjgK/YiaL family protein — protein MIVDTLGHLLENEAAYGEKIQRGLQFLRDTDFAGLAAGRHDVNEEMFYFINEYETKDAGDCFWEAHRINLDLHYILEGTERIGYSAIEQLKVRDEYSAEKDAVFFTGELESAVTAGPGALVVCYPQDGHMTGIEAGKKEAVRKVVLKIKL, from the coding sequence ATGATAGTGGATACATTGGGGCATTTGCTGGAAAATGAGGCTGCTTACGGAGAGAAAATTCAGCGTGGACTGCAGTTCCTGCGGGATACGGACTTTGCAGGACTGGCTGCAGGCCGCCATGATGTGAATGAAGAAATGTTCTATTTCATCAATGAATACGAGACCAAGGACGCCGGAGACTGCTTCTGGGAAGCCCACCGGATCAATCTTGATCTGCATTATATTCTTGAAGGTACGGAGCGCATCGGTTATTCCGCTATTGAGCAGCTCAAGGTTAGAGATGAATACAGCGCCGAGAAAGATGCGGTGTTCTTTACGGGCGAGCTGGAGTCGGCGGTAACCGCAGGTCCGGGAGCGCTTGTCGTCTGCTATCCGCAGGACGGGCATATGACAGGGATTGAAGCGGGGAAGAAGGAAGCGGTGCGGAAGGTTGTTTTGAAGATTAAACTCTGA